Proteins from a single region of Veillonellaceae bacterium:
- a CDS encoding (Fe-S)-binding protein, with the protein MSNEITAKDVNEQDKALLRDIENSLANCSKCGGCMAVCPMFSELGVESSVARGKLALMEGVLNGQIPISENFEKAMGMCVSCKACTANCPCGIRADELIIRGRQAVVKARGLGSIKKNVFNLLQNRHLFDFALRMAGLFGPLSFKKLPRPMAAVARFPMPGMDAKRVTAPFQSTPLRSQYPETVKVDKPKMRVAFFTGCTINYAYTDVGQSVINVLKANNVEVVMPSMQHCCGTPVFTSGEVDMGKTFAKHNIETFERYDVDYIIAACGSCTEAFKIEYPHMFKDDPAMKARAEKLSKKTYEISEFLVDVLKFRTDTLGPVNATVTMHDPCHMARGIKVTRQPREVLKAIPGLNFVEMKAPDRCCGSGGSFSLAHYDISRQINDKKIADIASTKADIVATSCGTCRMHITDGLVQNNKDAQVFHVIQLLDRAYQAGKKK; encoded by the coding sequence ATGAGTAACGAAATTACAGCAAAGGATGTAAACGAGCAAGATAAGGCTCTGCTCCGTGACATTGAGAACTCGCTTGCCAACTGTTCGAAATGCGGCGGCTGCATGGCAGTCTGCCCTATGTTTAGTGAACTGGGCGTCGAATCTTCAGTTGCGCGCGGCAAGCTTGCTCTTATGGAAGGTGTCTTGAATGGGCAGATTCCAATTTCTGAAAACTTTGAAAAAGCTATGGGAATGTGCGTTTCCTGTAAAGCATGTACTGCGAACTGTCCTTGCGGCATTCGTGCTGATGAACTTATCATCCGCGGCCGCCAAGCAGTAGTTAAAGCACGCGGACTTGGTTCAATTAAGAAAAACGTGTTTAATCTTCTCCAGAACAGACATTTATTTGATTTTGCGCTCCGGATGGCTGGCTTATTCGGACCGCTCAGCTTCAAAAAATTGCCGCGTCCAATGGCTGCGGTTGCCCGATTCCCAATGCCAGGTATGGATGCCAAGCGCGTTACTGCACCATTCCAATCAACCCCGCTTCGCAGCCAATACCCTGAAACCGTAAAAGTTGATAAACCTAAAATGCGTGTTGCCTTCTTTACTGGCTGTACGATTAACTATGCGTATACTGACGTTGGCCAATCTGTTATCAATGTCCTTAAAGCCAATAACGTCGAAGTTGTAATGCCTAGTATGCAGCATTGCTGTGGTACTCCAGTCTTCACTTCTGGTGAAGTTGATATGGGCAAAACCTTTGCTAAACACAATATCGAAACCTTTGAACGGTATGATGTTGATTACATCATTGCCGCCTGCGGTTCTTGCACAGAAGCCTTCAAAATTGAATACCCTCATATGTTCAAGGACGACCCGGCAATGAAAGCTCGCGCTGAAAAGCTATCGAAGAAGACTTATGAAATCAGCGAATTCCTCGTTGATGTGCTTAAGTTCCGTACCGATACCCTTGGCCCGGTAAATGCAACAGTTACAATGCATGATCCATGCCATATGGCACGTGGTATTAAAGTAACCCGTCAGCCGCGTGAAGTACTAAAAGCTATTCCAGGCCTTAATTTTGTTGAGATGAAAGCACCTGATCGTTGCTGTGGATCAGGCGGTTCATTCAGTCTAGCCCATTACGATATTTCACGCCAAATTAATGATAAGAAGATCGCTGATATTGCCAGCACAAAAGCTGACATTGTTGCCACTAGCTGCGGCACTTGCCGTATGCACATTACTGACGGCTTAGTTCAAAATAATAAAGATGCTCAAGTATTCCACGTTATTCAATTGTTAGATAGAGCTTATCAAGCCGGCAAAAAAAAATAG
- a CDS encoding sugar diacid recognition domain protein yields the protein MQEYYTSLDPKFAQSLVDIVASELNKNVNITDDHGVIVASFSKERISQVHEAAARMLKSGKITAFSVSAEDEKNLKGVRRGFNVPIIFGNKCVGVIGVTGDPELAAPYARLAVRFVEAALEANARQEQLVRALNEKKKLQSILLNKTISIQEEERKKISRELHDETSQALTSIIVGLRVLAEHSSVPADRESILQMRDVAVQTLEAVHNLALELRPVLLDDMGLVAAIQRYVDNYTRQYGIKIDVDFSNLGRERFLPEIEITLYRLVQEALTNIVRHARASEIRITLCKQRAKLFLSICDNGVGFEAANWPANNENIGLGIYGMRERVALLNGRFRLQSEIGKGTEITVEIPVRKKEKSRKYVEE from the coding sequence ATGCAAGAATATTACACAAGTTTAGACCCAAAGTTTGCTCAGTCATTAGTTGATATTGTCGCCAGTGAGCTGAATAAAAATGTAAACATTACCGATGATCATGGCGTAATAGTTGCATCGTTCAGTAAGGAGCGGATTTCACAGGTACACGAAGCTGCGGCGCGTATGCTTAAAAGTGGCAAGATTACAGCGTTCTCGGTTAGCGCAGAAGATGAAAAAAATTTAAAAGGGGTTCGCAGGGGATTCAACGTTCCAATTATTTTTGGCAATAAATGCGTGGGAGTAATTGGTGTTACCGGTGACCCTGAATTAGCAGCACCTTATGCCCGTTTGGCTGTTCGCTTTGTTGAGGCGGCTCTTGAGGCTAATGCTCGTCAGGAACAGCTTGTCCGGGCCCTTAATGAAAAAAAGAAACTACAATCAATTCTATTAAACAAGACTATCAGCATTCAGGAAGAGGAGCGCAAGAAAATTTCCCGTGAACTGCATGATGAGACAAGCCAAGCTCTTACCTCCATTATTGTCGGTTTGCGAGTGTTAGCCGAACATTCCTCTGTCCCGGCCGATCGTGAAAGTATTTTGCAGATGAGAGATGTAGCCGTGCAAACCTTAGAAGCAGTTCACAATTTAGCTTTGGAGCTTCGTCCGGTCCTTCTTGATGATATGGGTTTAGTTGCAGCAATTCAAAGATATGTGGACAATTATACGCGCCAGTATGGGATAAAAATAGATGTTGACTTTAGTAATTTAGGCCGTGAACGTTTTTTACCTGAAATTGAGATTACTTTATACCGTTTGGTACAGGAAGCGCTAACAAATATTGTCCGTCATGCCCGAGCTAGTGAGATTAGAATAACCTTATGTAAGCAGCGAGCCAAGTTATTTCTTAGCATCTGTGATAATGGGGTAGGTTTTGAAGCTGCAAACTGGCCAGCTAATAATGAGAATATTGGACTAGGAATTTATGGAATGAGAGAGAGAGTTGCTTTGTTAAACGGAAGATTCAGGCTGCAATCGGAAATTGGTAAAGGTACTGAGATTACTGTAGAAATTCCGGTACGCAAAAAAGAAAAAAGCAGAAAGTATGTTGAAGAATAA
- a CDS encoding amino acid permease has translation MNSPVLNTEQLCPQKKGLKREMKSRHLMMISIGGTIGTGLFMGSGQTISQAGPFGAILAYMVGGFIMYMVLLCLAELAVAMPVSGSFQTYASRFISPGAGFTTGWLYWINWAICIAADFTAAGIIMHNWFPQVETWIWCGIFAIMLALLNIISVKAYGEAEFWFASIKVAAIVGFIIAGAGLMFGFTGHEGAIGLSNFTANTGEDGLFPKGFQAVFLTMIAVVYSFQGAELVGIAAGECENPGKNVPRVISGIAVRIVLFYVLAMFVLAGTIPWTEAGVLESPFAHVYDRIGIPVAKDIMSFVVLTSALSADNSALYACSRLLWSMSKEGLAPSWLGKINSRGVPFNGVLITIVLACMSLLTERFAADTVYLWLMSSTGLTGCLIWVIIAWCQLNFRQEFLKLGGNVKDLVFKTPLYPIVPVLAIILNLGVIISLYFDESQRIVLYTGIPVLICIYLYYQFFLSKRKSPSIAQPK, from the coding sequence ATGAATTCGCCTGTATTAAATACTGAACAACTCTGCCCTCAAAAAAAGGGCCTTAAACGCGAAATGAAGTCACGCCATCTCATGATGATCTCGATTGGCGGAACGATCGGCACCGGACTTTTTATGGGCTCGGGCCAAACAATTAGTCAAGCCGGCCCCTTCGGCGCCATTCTGGCTTACATGGTTGGCGGCTTTATAATGTACATGGTCCTACTCTGCTTAGCTGAACTTGCAGTTGCTATGCCGGTATCGGGTTCGTTTCAAACCTATGCCTCCCGTTTCATTTCACCTGGCGCCGGCTTTACAACAGGCTGGCTGTATTGGATTAACTGGGCAATTTGCATTGCTGCTGACTTTACTGCTGCCGGAATTATTATGCATAATTGGTTTCCTCAGGTTGAAACTTGGATTTGGTGTGGAATTTTTGCAATTATGTTAGCCCTGCTCAATATTATATCTGTTAAAGCTTATGGTGAGGCCGAATTCTGGTTTGCCAGTATTAAAGTTGCTGCCATAGTTGGCTTTATTATTGCCGGTGCGGGTTTAATGTTCGGGTTCACTGGTCATGAAGGCGCTATTGGCCTATCAAACTTTACAGCTAATACTGGTGAAGACGGCCTATTTCCCAAAGGATTTCAAGCGGTTTTCTTAACCATGATTGCTGTCGTGTATTCATTCCAGGGAGCTGAGCTAGTTGGAATTGCTGCCGGTGAGTGTGAAAACCCCGGTAAGAACGTCCCCCGCGTAATAAGTGGTATTGCTGTCCGCATTGTTCTTTTCTACGTGCTTGCGATGTTTGTATTGGCCGGAACCATTCCTTGGACTGAAGCTGGGGTACTCGAAAGTCCATTTGCTCATGTCTACGATCGAATTGGTATCCCAGTTGCTAAGGACATTATGAGTTTTGTTGTCCTAACCTCAGCGTTATCAGCTGACAACTCAGCCCTTTACGCCTGCTCTCGTCTGCTCTGGTCAATGTCTAAAGAAGGTTTAGCACCCTCCTGGCTGGGTAAAATTAATTCCCGGGGCGTACCCTTCAATGGGGTACTTATCACTATAGTATTGGCTTGCATGTCACTGTTAACTGAAAGATTTGCCGCTGATACTGTCTACCTTTGGTTAATGTCCAGTACCGGCCTTACAGGCTGCCTTATCTGGGTAATAATCGCTTGGTGCCAACTTAATTTCCGTCAAGAATTTTTAAAATTAGGGGGGAATGTGAAAGATCTTGTCTTTAAGACCCCGCTTTATCCTATAGTACCGGTATTAGCGATTATTCTAAATTTAGGTGTAATAATAAGCCTTTATTTTGACGAATCACAGCGAATTGTACTATATACTGGAATTCCAGTACTGATATGCATCTATCTTTATTATCAATTCTTTCTTAGTAAGCGAAAATCACCGTCAATAGCTCAGCCTAAGTAA
- a CDS encoding metal-dependent hydrolase: MDSLSHAVFGIAIASMSGQPFSINDPIYLASLLGSQAPDFDIIALLRGNFAFIRQHRAFSHSIPGIIACSTLIAGSLNFFIPSASFYTLFCWALAGAFSHILIDYFNTHGTAILWPVRKERKSLHLLNVFDPILLGVLLSLYLLNMSPLTLGVVTFATLTVYIAIRCYLRYKAKHQLLIHFKDYQIVRLAIMPSLKKVFAWDFILETSDFHYIGQIKSYKGEIEFWLNLPRQNKSSEITEKAKQTLIGKFFCTFTPFAYYEEEYDISSLRINIYDLRYYLNHQFIHRATIIFNEDRPADVYLYSEGKMIKIPC; encoded by the coding sequence GTGGATTCATTATCACATGCAGTATTTGGCATCGCCATAGCCAGTATGTCCGGACAGCCATTCTCTATTAACGATCCTATTTATCTGGCTTCTCTTTTAGGTTCACAAGCACCTGACTTTGATATTATTGCCCTCTTACGCGGCAATTTTGCTTTTATACGGCAACACCGCGCCTTCTCGCATTCAATTCCTGGTATAATAGCTTGCTCAACCTTAATCGCGGGATCTTTGAACTTTTTTATACCTTCTGCCTCGTTTTATACATTATTTTGCTGGGCCTTAGCCGGCGCCTTTTCCCACATTCTAATTGATTATTTCAATACCCATGGTACAGCTATATTATGGCCAGTTAGGAAAGAACGAAAAAGTCTGCACTTATTAAACGTATTTGATCCAATATTATTAGGGGTACTACTATCCTTATACTTATTAAATATGTCCCCCCTTACCCTCGGGGTTGTTACCTTCGCTACCTTAACTGTATATATAGCCATAAGATGTTATTTACGATATAAAGCAAAGCACCAGTTATTAATCCATTTCAAAGACTACCAGATTGTTCGCTTAGCCATCATGCCGTCATTAAAAAAAGTTTTTGCTTGGGATTTTATTCTTGAAACATCTGACTTTCACTATATCGGCCAAATCAAGTCCTATAAAGGCGAAATTGAATTTTGGCTTAATTTACCAAGGCAAAATAAATCATCTGAAATTACCGAAAAAGCTAAGCAAACTTTAATAGGGAAATTTTTCTGCACATTTACTCCATTCGCTTATTATGAAGAAGAATATGATATCAGCTCACTTAGAATTAATATTTATGATCTTCGCTATTATCTCAATCATCAGTTCATACATCGCGCCACAATCATATTTAATGAAGACCGCCCTGCCGATGTCTACCTTTATTCCGAAGGTAAAATGATAAAAATTCCCTGTTAG
- a CDS encoding PLP-dependent cysteine synthase family protein, with translation MSRFLACQSILEAFGHTPLIELNNLCSGLPGKVFAKAEFLNPGGSMKDRIALQMIQAAEQSGQLRPGVPVVEVTSGNTGIGLAIVCAVKGYQFIAVMSAGNSPERKLILEALGAEVVLVPQHPGGKPGQVTGEDLKLVEDHGKKLADQLKAYFVNQFNNASNPAAHAQTTAAEIISQLNGKVDIFLDVVGTGGTFVGTASALKLHNPAIKCLALEPATAPILAGKPVTNPQHKLQGSSYAMIPPLWKPDICDGYLTISDDEAIMMARLLASREGILVGYTAGANVAAALKIAQDCPLGTNIVTILCDSGMKYLSSDLFNRN, from the coding sequence TTGTCTAGATTTTTAGCATGCCAATCAATACTAGAGGCTTTTGGACATACTCCACTTATTGAACTTAACAATCTATGCTCCGGTCTGCCAGGCAAGGTTTTCGCTAAAGCTGAATTCTTAAATCCAGGCGGTAGTATGAAGGATAGAATCGCTTTACAAATGATACAGGCTGCCGAGCAAAGTGGGCAATTGAGACCTGGTGTCCCCGTCGTTGAGGTAACCAGCGGAAATACCGGTATAGGTTTGGCCATAGTATGTGCCGTCAAAGGCTATCAATTCATCGCCGTGATGTCTGCGGGCAACAGTCCTGAACGTAAGCTAATTCTAGAGGCTTTGGGAGCCGAGGTGGTTCTTGTCCCGCAGCATCCGGGAGGAAAACCCGGGCAAGTTACAGGTGAAGACTTAAAACTCGTAGAGGATCACGGTAAAAAGCTGGCTGACCAGTTAAAGGCTTATTTTGTTAATCAGTTTAACAACGCTTCAAATCCTGCTGCGCACGCTCAGACTACAGCCGCTGAGATAATCTCACAGCTAAACGGTAAGGTTGATATCTTTCTTGATGTTGTAGGAACTGGTGGCACCTTCGTTGGAACAGCCAGCGCACTGAAACTTCACAATCCAGCAATTAAATGCCTAGCACTTGAGCCAGCTACCGCACCAATACTGGCTGGAAAGCCGGTAACAAATCCTCAGCATAAACTACAGGGATCGAGTTATGCCATGATCCCACCATTATGGAAGCCCGATATTTGCGACGGTTATTTAACAATATCCGACGACGAGGCTATTATGATGGCGCGTCTACTGGCATCTCGTGAAGGTATCCTTGTAGGCTATACTGCCGGCGCCAATGTTGCGGCTGCCCTTAAGATAGCCCAAGATTGTCCTCTCGGGACTAATATCGTAACAATACTATGCGATAGCGGTATGAAATATTTGAGTTCTGATTTATTTAACCGCAACTGA
- a CDS encoding LysM peptidoglycan-binding domain-containing protein, whose amino-acid sequence MRIFFVLLFLFVFWNADLSAHINPYVQTSSYENVYVRSGDTVWHIAAKYTDDSEDIRDLVLAIIKINKLNNNAQVYPGQTLKVPQKTQRSVAVK is encoded by the coding sequence ATGCGGATTTTTTTTGTGTTACTTTTTTTATTTGTTTTTTGGAATGCCGATTTATCAGCCCATATAAATCCTTATGTTCAAACAAGCAGTTATGAGAATGTATATGTTAGATCAGGCGATACAGTGTGGCATATTGCTGCTAAATATACAGATGACAGTGAAGATATTCGAGACTTAGTGCTTGCTATCATAAAAATTAATAAACTTAACAATAATGCGCAGGTTTATCCAGGACAAACATTAAAAGTACCGCAAAAAACACAGCGATCAGTTGCGGTTAAATAA
- a CDS encoding FAD-binding protein: MQYHKITAEDIKELSALIGEANVVVEEEKMDMYSRDEVSDKNWEKMPEVVVKPENTQQVSAIMKWANDHLVPVIPRGGGTGLAAGAVALTGGIVLSLEKMNKILEIDDHNLFMVLEPGISTGEVQRAAKERGLFYAGDPCSAESSFIGGNVATNAGGNRAVKYGTTSRHVYGLEVVLPNGEIVTFGGKNVKDVSGYDVIHLLVGSEGTLGVITKIWLKLMPLPKYVATLLVPFKEMQEAINVVPKIMTAGIIPTCLEFMDSESIKASEIYLNKKLPYSDAGAYIICQVDGTTEQQVESEYEIIGKICLDNAALEVFVSDNMASEERIWKARKAYAEALRMISPVYCMEDIVVPVSNIPKALEEIDKVAKKYNCRIPSAGHAGDGNIHCTLLREDRDEDAWHELKDAVLAEIYAAVYALEGSLTGEHGVGAKRVEAQAKHMDPAAMAVLRSVKNAFDPNNIMNPGKVLPL, encoded by the coding sequence ATGCAATATCATAAAATTACTGCTGAAGATATAAAAGAGTTGAGCGCTCTCATTGGCGAAGCCAATGTTGTTGTCGAGGAAGAAAAAATGGACATGTACTCCCGTGACGAAGTTTCTGACAAGAACTGGGAGAAGATGCCAGAAGTTGTTGTAAAGCCGGAAAATACTCAACAAGTTTCCGCAATTATGAAATGGGCTAATGACCATCTCGTACCTGTAATTCCGCGTGGAGGCGGTACTGGCCTGGCTGCTGGCGCCGTTGCTTTAACCGGTGGTATTGTTTTATCGCTTGAAAAAATGAACAAAATCCTTGAAATAGATGACCATAACCTATTTATGGTACTGGAGCCTGGTATCAGCACTGGCGAAGTTCAACGTGCTGCTAAAGAGCGCGGCTTGTTCTATGCTGGTGACCCTTGCTCTGCAGAATCGTCCTTCATTGGCGGTAACGTAGCAACTAATGCTGGCGGTAACAGAGCTGTAAAATACGGTACAACTAGCCGTCACGTATACGGTTTGGAAGTAGTTCTGCCTAATGGCGAAATCGTAACTTTCGGTGGTAAAAACGTTAAAGACGTAAGTGGCTACGATGTAATTCACCTGTTGGTCGGCTCAGAAGGTACTTTGGGCGTAATTACTAAAATCTGGCTAAAATTAATGCCGCTGCCTAAGTATGTTGCTACTTTGCTTGTTCCTTTCAAGGAAATGCAAGAAGCTATCAATGTTGTTCCTAAAATCATGACAGCTGGTATTATTCCTACTTGTCTTGAATTTATGGACAGCGAATCAATTAAGGCTTCCGAAATTTATCTCAATAAGAAACTTCCGTACAGCGATGCTGGTGCATACATTATCTGCCAAGTAGACGGAACTACCGAACAGCAAGTTGAAAGCGAATATGAAATCATTGGCAAAATTTGCCTTGATAATGCTGCTCTGGAAGTGTTTGTTTCCGATAACATGGCCAGCGAAGAGCGTATCTGGAAAGCGCGTAAAGCTTATGCAGAAGCACTCCGCATGATCAGCCCTGTATATTGCATGGAAGATATCGTTGTTCCAGTATCCAACATTCCTAAAGCACTGGAAGAAATCGATAAGGTTGCTAAAAAGTACAATTGCCGTATTCCTAGTGCTGGGCATGCTGGCGACGGCAATATCCACTGCACACTTCTTCGTGAAGACCGCGATGAGGATGCATGGCATGAGCTTAAGGATGCAGTACTGGCTGAGATTTATGCAGCAGTATACGCACTTGAAGGCAGCTTGACCGGTGAACATGGTGTTGGTGCAAAACGTGTTGAAGCTCAGGCAAAACACATGGATCCTGCTGCAATGGCAGTATTAAGATCTGTTAAAAACGCTTTCGACCCCAACAACATCATGAACCCAGGCAAAGTACTACCGCTATAA
- a CDS encoding electron transfer flavoprotein subunit alpha/FixB family protein: MSTYVNAGVQKETDLSQYKGVFVLGEQKDGQLLPVTFELIARGRSLADDLGCQLSCILLGNEIQDMEQCFHRGADRVLFVQDPALQNFLPRPYQNAIVKLIEEEKPEIIIAAATTTGRTVMPLVAAKINTGLTADCTSLTIDPETKLLLQTRPAIGGNIMATIKTPQHRPQMATVRPRSCKPLALDCSRTGEVVVKKYDAQTFLTPEKFLEFIKDATQTVSIEDAEVIVAGGKGMKNADGFKMVEELADLLGAGVGATRDAVELGWTTYPHQIGLSGKTVAPKLYIALGLSGKIAHLAGMQTAEVIIAVNKDPEAQIFKVADYAIVGDVFEVVPMIIEAIKQHKANAKPGTCAI, from the coding sequence GTGTCTACTTATGTAAATGCAGGCGTTCAAAAAGAAACTGATCTTTCTCAATATAAAGGTGTATTTGTTCTTGGCGAGCAAAAAGACGGCCAACTTCTTCCTGTAACTTTTGAATTAATCGCGCGCGGCCGTTCATTGGCTGACGATCTTGGTTGCCAACTTAGCTGTATTTTACTTGGCAATGAAATTCAAGATATGGAACAATGCTTCCATCGTGGTGCTGACCGCGTACTTTTCGTTCAAGACCCAGCATTGCAAAATTTCTTACCTAGACCTTACCAAAATGCTATTGTAAAACTTATCGAAGAAGAAAAACCGGAAATTATTATTGCAGCCGCTACTACAACTGGCCGTACAGTAATGCCGCTTGTAGCAGCTAAAATTAATACCGGTCTTACTGCAGACTGCACTTCACTTACTATCGATCCTGAAACAAAACTGCTGCTCCAAACTCGTCCGGCTATCGGTGGTAACATCATGGCTACTATCAAAACTCCGCAGCATCGTCCACAAATGGCAACAGTTCGTCCGCGTTCTTGCAAACCGCTTGCACTTGACTGCAGCCGCACCGGCGAAGTTGTTGTAAAAAAATACGACGCCCAAACCTTCCTGACTCCGGAAAAATTCCTTGAGTTCATTAAGGATGCTACCCAGACTGTAAGCATCGAAGACGCTGAAGTAATCGTTGCTGGCGGTAAAGGCATGAAAAATGCTGATGGTTTCAAAATGGTTGAAGAACTTGCTGACCTGCTAGGCGCTGGCGTAGGTGCAACTCGTGATGCAGTAGAACTGGGCTGGACAACTTACCCGCATCAAATCGGTCTGTCCGGTAAAACTGTAGCTCCTAAGCTGTATATTGCCCTTGGCTTATCCGGCAAAATCGCTCACTTGGCTGGTATGCAAACTGCCGAAGTAATTATTGCAGTAAACAAAGATCCAGAAGCTCAAATCTTCAAAGTTGCCGACTATGCTATTGTAGGCGACGTATTTGAAGTAGTTCCTATGATCATTGAAGCAATTAAACAGCACAAAGCTAACGCGAAGCCTGGAACTTGCGCTATCTAG
- a CDS encoding electron transfer flavoprotein subunit beta/FixA family protein produces the protein MHIVVFVKQVPGTDNVKMDPETGVMIRTGKDVIINPLDENALTEAIKIKNSRNDVKVTAISMGPLSAEKALKEAIAMGADAGILVSGREFAGSDTIATGKALAAAVRKAGDDVDLILCGERATDGETGQTAVMVANYLDIPGETYVSAIDVKDNGVVIKRTVERGFEMVEIPFPVLVSVNKDINEVGMPTLGGKLKAKTVPIAAYDTAGLGIEKAEVGLNGSPTRVVKVFSPKLSRDTIMKKADGTTQPVDELVKFLISKECI, from the coding sequence GTGCATATTGTTGTTTTTGTAAAGCAAGTTCCTGGTACAGATAACGTAAAGATGGACCCAGAAACTGGTGTAATGATCCGTACCGGTAAAGACGTAATAATTAACCCTCTTGATGAAAACGCCTTAACAGAAGCAATCAAAATTAAAAATTCCCGTAACGATGTTAAAGTTACTGCTATCAGCATGGGACCACTGTCTGCTGAAAAAGCACTTAAAGAGGCTATTGCTATGGGCGCAGATGCTGGTATCCTTGTTTCCGGCAGAGAATTTGCTGGTTCTGACACCATTGCTACTGGTAAAGCTCTGGCAGCAGCAGTTAGAAAAGCTGGCGATGACGTAGATTTAATTCTTTGCGGTGAGCGCGCAACAGACGGCGAAACTGGCCAAACTGCTGTAATGGTAGCTAATTACCTCGATATTCCTGGCGAAACTTACGTTTCGGCTATAGATGTAAAAGATAATGGTGTTGTAATTAAACGTACAGTTGAACGTGGTTTTGAAATGGTAGAAATACCGTTCCCGGTTCTTGTCAGCGTTAACAAAGACATCAATGAAGTCGGTATGCCTACTCTGGGCGGTAAGCTGAAAGCCAAAACAGTTCCGATTGCAGCATACGATACAGCTGGCCTTGGCATTGAAAAAGCCGAAGTAGGTCTTAACGGTTCTCCTACTCGTGTTGTAAAAGTATTCAGTCCGAAACTTTCCCGCGACACTATCATGAAGAAAGCTGACGGCACAACACAACCAGTTGACGAATTGGTTAAATTCCTCATTTCCAAGGAATGCATATAA
- a CDS encoding S1 RNA-binding domain-containing protein — MSKTERSALVPGSVAVLKVVRISDMGAFLDAGTGNTTDDILLHKLQQTEPVKIGDEVKVYLYRDPKGRTTASMKVPKMKEGQVARVQVVNVTRDGAFVDVGAERGIFLPFAEMRGKLSVGDKIWVKLYTDKSGRLAVTMEVEDELRQASKPASDVQVGDTVTGTVYNFSDQGAFLFTPERYIAFLHKNEMTSRPQIGQELTARVTYVREDGRINISVRPLKEDAIDVDASNILAHLRERGGKMPYDDNTAPEIIKDKFHISKAAFKRAIGRLLKRGLIEQRAGWTYLNEGN; from the coding sequence ATGAGCAAAACTGAACGTTCCGCTTTAGTACCAGGAAGCGTTGCGGTACTAAAGGTGGTAAGGATTAGTGATATGGGTGCTTTCCTCGATGCTGGTACAGGCAACACAACCGATGATATTTTACTGCATAAGCTGCAGCAAACTGAGCCTGTTAAAATCGGTGATGAAGTTAAAGTTTATCTGTACCGTGATCCAAAAGGGAGAACAACGGCCAGTATGAAAGTCCCTAAGATGAAAGAGGGTCAGGTAGCGCGGGTTCAGGTCGTTAATGTTACTCGTGATGGTGCCTTTGTTGACGTAGGCGCTGAGCGCGGTATTTTTCTTCCGTTTGCCGAGATGCGCGGAAAGCTTTCTGTCGGTGACAAGATATGGGTAAAGCTATATACTGATAAATCAGGTCGGCTTGCAGTGACGATGGAAGTAGAAGATGAGCTAAGGCAAGCCTCCAAACCGGCGAGCGATGTTCAGGTTGGAGATACCGTTACAGGAACTGTCTATAATTTTAGTGATCAGGGCGCATTTTTATTTACGCCAGAACGCTATATAGCTTTTTTGCATAAAAATGAGATGACATCTAGGCCCCAAATCGGTCAGGAACTTACTGCTCGCGTTACATATGTCCGTGAAGACGGTCGTATCAATATTTCAGTACGCCCGCTTAAGGAAGATGCAATAGATGTTGACGCAAGCAACATCCTTGCCCACTTGCGGGAACGTGGCGGTAAAATGCCTTACGACGATAATACTGCGCCTGAGATAATAAAGGATAAGTTTCATATTAGCAAAGCGGCCTTTAAACGTGCTATTGGGCGGCTGTTAAAGCGAGGTTTAATTGAACAGCGGGCAGGCTGGACTTATCTAAACGAAGGCAATTAG
- the rsfS gene encoding ribosome silencing factor, whose protein sequence is MTELASDMPQLIAAAASDKKAFDIQILDMKKVTLVTDYFIICSGNTTTQVKAIADNIDEKLAEQGIKMLHKEGYNEARWILLDFGTCVVHVFVDEERRFYNIERLWSEAKAQLYSE, encoded by the coding sequence ATGACCGAATTAGCTAGCGATATGCCGCAATTGATAGCAGCCGCCGCAAGTGATAAGAAAGCTTTTGATATACAAATCCTAGATATGAAAAAAGTTACGTTAGTAACCGATTATTTTATTATATGCAGTGGAAATACAACAACCCAAGTTAAAGCTATTGCCGACAATATTGACGAAAAGTTAGCTGAGCAAGGAATAAAGATGCTTCATAAAGAAGGATATAATGAAGCTCGCTGGATTCTTTTGGATTTCGGAACTTGTGTTGTGCACGTTTTTGTTGATGAAGAACGACGGTTTTATAATATCGAACGGCTGTGGAGCGAGGCCAAAGCACAGTTATATAGTGAATAG